One window of the Synechococcus sp. CC9311 genome contains the following:
- a CDS encoding tetratricopeptide repeat protein: MSFDPKRWLSLLLAAFGVVVLLGADPALAESLPTDQHRQLFEQALRFSRQGDPQKALEGWDQVLELAPDDAAAWSNRGNVRLVLGDTEGAIADQTKAIALAPEESDPHLNRGTAEEALQHWKEAEQDYNWILKRDPEDASALYNLGNVRGSEGDWQSAESLYGRAAEARPGFAMARSSRALALYQLEAFDEAEREMRNLIRRYPMFADARAGLSALLWIRGSRGEAESNWAAASGLDPSYREADWLLQVRRWPPRPVADLQRFLALESP, translated from the coding sequence ATGAGCTTTGATCCCAAGCGTTGGTTGTCTTTGCTCCTTGCAGCCTTCGGGGTCGTGGTGTTGTTAGGGGCTGATCCAGCTCTGGCTGAATCACTTCCTACGGATCAGCACCGTCAATTGTTTGAACAGGCTCTGCGCTTCAGCCGCCAGGGTGATCCACAAAAGGCCCTCGAGGGATGGGATCAGGTGCTGGAGCTCGCACCAGACGACGCTGCTGCCTGGAGCAACCGCGGCAATGTCCGTCTCGTTTTAGGTGATACCGAGGGTGCGATCGCCGATCAAACCAAGGCCATTGCGCTTGCTCCAGAAGAATCGGACCCCCATCTCAATCGAGGTACGGCTGAGGAGGCGTTGCAGCACTGGAAGGAAGCCGAGCAGGATTACAACTGGATTTTGAAGCGGGATCCTGAAGATGCTTCAGCGCTCTACAACCTCGGCAATGTGCGCGGTTCCGAAGGTGATTGGCAATCAGCTGAAAGCCTTTATGGACGAGCCGCTGAGGCCCGTCCCGGTTTTGCAATGGCGCGCTCCAGCAGAGCGTTGGCCCTCTACCAACTCGAGGCCTTTGACGAGGCTGAGCGGGAGATGCGCAACTTGATCCGTCGTTATCCGATGTTTGCTGATGCACGGGCTGGCTTGAGTGCTCTGCTTTGGATCCGTGGCTCACGAGGTGAGGCTGAAAGCAACTGGGCGGCGGCTTCAGGCTTGGATCCCAGCTATCGCGAAGCCGATTGGTTGCTCCAGGTGCGTCGCTGGCCGCCACGTCCTGTTGCTGATTTACAGCGTTTTCTGGCTCTGGAGAGTCCATGA
- a CDS encoding amidohydrolase: MTTTTPPLKQRLEAILPDLIELRRHLHAHPELSGEEHQTAALISGELRQCGWRVREGVGRTGVMAELGPQSGPQLGLRVDMDALPVEERTGLPYASLRQGVMHACGHDLHSCIGLGVARLLAQEASLPVGMRLLFQPAEELAQGARWMRADGATDGLNALFGVHVFPTLPVGTIGLRSGSLTAAAGELEIEVIGEGGHGARPHQALDAIWIAARVVTGLQEAISRRLDALNPVVVSFGKIEGGKAFNVIADRVTLLGTVRCLCADLHERLPAWIEETVQGICGSFGATARVRYRCIAPPVRNDPALTALLERSAVEQLGADQVQRLDQPSLGAEDFAELLQDVPGSMFRLGVAGPDGCAALHNGHFNPEEGALGVGVQVLTAAMLAWRPTP, translated from the coding sequence ATGACCACCACCACTCCCCCTCTCAAACAGCGGCTTGAGGCGATCTTGCCCGATTTGATCGAGCTGAGACGCCATCTCCATGCCCATCCGGAACTGAGTGGGGAAGAGCACCAGACCGCGGCCCTGATTTCAGGAGAGCTGCGTCAATGTGGCTGGCGTGTTCGTGAAGGCGTAGGGCGCACCGGTGTGATGGCGGAGCTTGGGCCTCAGAGCGGTCCGCAGTTGGGTTTGCGCGTGGATATGGACGCTTTACCCGTAGAGGAACGCACGGGTTTGCCCTATGCCTCCTTGCGGCAAGGGGTGATGCATGCCTGCGGCCATGACTTGCATAGTTGTATTGGCTTGGGGGTTGCACGCTTGTTGGCGCAGGAGGCGTCCTTGCCAGTGGGGATGCGCCTTTTGTTTCAGCCTGCTGAGGAGCTTGCGCAAGGTGCCCGCTGGATGCGCGCTGATGGCGCCACAGATGGGCTCAATGCGTTGTTTGGAGTGCATGTGTTCCCAACATTGCCCGTGGGCACGATCGGTTTACGCAGCGGCAGCTTGACGGCTGCTGCGGGAGAACTGGAAATCGAGGTGATCGGTGAAGGCGGTCATGGAGCGAGGCCCCATCAAGCTCTCGATGCGATTTGGATAGCAGCACGGGTCGTCACGGGATTGCAGGAGGCGATCAGTCGTCGCTTGGATGCCTTGAATCCTGTGGTGGTCAGTTTTGGGAAGATCGAAGGGGGTAAAGCTTTCAACGTGATCGCAGACCGGGTCACCCTCCTTGGCACGGTTCGCTGCCTTTGTGCTGATCTCCATGAACGGTTACCGGCCTGGATTGAGGAGACGGTGCAAGGCATTTGTGGGAGCTTTGGCGCCACCGCTCGGGTTCGCTACCGCTGCATCGCTCCCCCCGTCCGCAACGATCCAGCCCTTACTGCGTTGCTTGAGCGCAGTGCCGTTGAACAACTGGGGGCAGATCAAGTGCAACGACTCGACCAGCCCTCCCTCGGCGCCGAGGATTTTGCCGAACTGTTGCAGGACGTTCCCGGCAGCATGTTTCGATTGGGGGTGGCAGGACCCGATGGATGCGCAGCCCTCCATAACGGACATTTCAACCCTGAGGAAGGGGCCCTAGGCGTAGGTGTGCAGGTCTTGACCGCTGCGATGTTGGCTTGGAGACCGACACCATGA
- a CDS encoding DUF3188 domain-containing protein, which translates to MSRQSRTRIHIVLSLAAPLMILLGVSAMLQREGPDRWQALPAILVGSGLVIHAVVGRRHRRHQLLIALRTTRSQED; encoded by the coding sequence ATGAGCCGTCAATCCAGGACAAGGATCCACATCGTGTTGTCGCTGGCAGCACCCTTGATGATTTTGCTTGGGGTGTCGGCGATGCTGCAGCGAGAGGGCCCCGACCGCTGGCAAGCTCTTCCTGCCATCCTTGTGGGATCTGGTTTGGTGATCCATGCAGTGGTGGGACGTCGTCATCGCCGCCATCAGCTGTTGATCGCCTTGCGCACCACCCGTTCTCAGGAGGATTGA
- a CDS encoding HEAT repeat domain-containing protein, with protein sequence MANTPEQTAPNPEELRAAIASGDPVQAMPALAKLRALPDSDNDSVVIPLLILGSEQQAFLVRSLSCSGLGYRRNEQGWQVLSRLLLVDEDPNVRAEAANALASFGVERSWPLLRDTFAKDGAWLVRCSILSAFAEQPGINPAWLLELGKQAIADADGTVRVSGAEILARLVREQVGDANGSEARALLQPLQQDADHRVVAAALNGLQP encoded by the coding sequence ATGGCCAACACCCCTGAACAGACCGCACCCAATCCTGAGGAGTTGCGCGCAGCAATTGCGTCGGGTGACCCAGTGCAAGCGATGCCAGCCCTTGCCAAATTGCGAGCGCTGCCCGATTCAGACAACGACAGTGTTGTGATTCCACTTCTGATCTTGGGGAGTGAACAACAGGCGTTTTTAGTGCGTTCATTGAGCTGCAGTGGCCTGGGCTACCGGCGCAATGAGCAGGGCTGGCAGGTGCTGAGTCGCTTGCTGCTGGTTGATGAAGATCCCAATGTGCGCGCTGAAGCTGCTAACGCCCTGGCGAGCTTTGGGGTGGAGCGATCCTGGCCACTGTTGCGCGATACCTTCGCGAAGGATGGCGCTTGGTTGGTGCGTTGCAGCATTCTTTCCGCTTTCGCTGAGCAGCCGGGAATTAACCCGGCTTGGTTGCTGGAGCTAGGCAAGCAAGCGATCGCAGATGCTGACGGCACCGTGCGGGTGAGTGGGGCGGAAATCTTGGCCCGGTTGGTTCGCGAGCAGGTCGGAGATGCCAACGGCTCCGAAGCCAGGGCGCTGCTTCAGCCATTGCAGCAGGATGCTGATCACCGTGTGGTGGCTGCTGCTTTGAATGGGTTGCAGCCCTAA
- the thiC gene encoding phosphomethylpyrimidine synthase ThiC translates to MRTEWVSARKGQANVSQMHYARKGVVTEEMAYVAKIENLPESLVMEEVARGRMIIPANVNHTNLEPMAIGIASKCKVNANIGASPNASDAAEEVNKLKLAVKYGADTVMDLSTGGVNLDEVRTSIIGASSVPIGTVPVYQALESVHGSIEKLDEDDFLHIIEKHCQQGVDYQTIHAGLLIEHLPKVKGRLTGIVSRGGGILAQWMLYHHRQNPLFTRFDDICEIFKRYDCTFSLGDSLRPGCQHDASDAAQLAELKTLGDLTRRAWKHDVQVMVEGPGHVPLDQIEFNVKKQMEECNEAPFYVLGPLVTDIAPGYDHITSAIGAAMAGWHGTAMLCYVTPKEHLGLPNAEDVREGLIAYKIAAHAADIARHRPGARDRDDELSRARYAFDWNKQFELSLDPERAKEYHDETLPADIYKQAEFCSMCGPKHCPMQTKITDADLDGLEQVLKSQGAAELVGVKQDKL, encoded by the coding sequence ATGCGTACTGAATGGGTTTCCGCTCGCAAGGGCCAGGCCAATGTGTCTCAGATGCATTACGCCCGTAAGGGTGTGGTGACGGAAGAGATGGCCTATGTAGCCAAGATCGAGAACCTTCCGGAATCCCTTGTGATGGAAGAGGTAGCAAGGGGTCGGATGATCATTCCCGCCAATGTCAATCACACCAATCTGGAGCCGATGGCGATTGGCATTGCCAGCAAATGCAAGGTGAACGCCAACATTGGTGCGTCTCCCAATGCCTCGGATGCAGCAGAGGAGGTGAACAAGCTGAAGTTGGCCGTGAAATATGGCGCCGACACCGTGATGGATCTGTCCACCGGTGGCGTCAACCTCGATGAAGTGCGTACATCGATTATTGGGGCGTCATCCGTGCCAATCGGCACGGTGCCTGTGTATCAGGCCTTGGAAAGTGTGCACGGCTCGATCGAGAAACTCGATGAAGATGATTTCCTGCACATCATCGAAAAGCATTGCCAACAGGGCGTTGATTACCAGACGATTCACGCTGGCCTGTTGATCGAGCATCTCCCCAAGGTGAAGGGACGCCTAACGGGAATTGTGAGCCGTGGAGGCGGGATCTTGGCGCAGTGGATGTTGTATCACCACCGCCAAAATCCTTTGTTCACGCGCTTCGACGATATTTGTGAAATTTTTAAGCGCTACGACTGCACCTTCTCCTTGGGAGATTCATTGCGTCCTGGCTGCCAGCACGATGCCTCCGATGCTGCGCAGCTTGCTGAACTGAAGACCTTGGGAGATCTCACCAGGCGGGCTTGGAAGCACGATGTTCAGGTGATGGTTGAGGGTCCAGGCCATGTGCCCTTGGACCAGATCGAGTTCAACGTGAAGAAGCAGATGGAAGAGTGCAATGAGGCGCCTTTCTATGTGCTCGGCCCATTGGTGACCGATATCGCCCCTGGCTATGACCACATCACTTCAGCGATCGGCGCTGCAATGGCGGGCTGGCATGGCACCGCGATGCTTTGCTATGTGACGCCTAAGGAGCACCTTGGTCTTCCTAATGCGGAGGATGTACGCGAGGGACTCATTGCCTACAAGATTGCAGCCCATGCGGCTGATATTGCCCGTCATCGCCCAGGTGCGAGGGATCGCGATGATGAGCTCAGCCGCGCTCGTTATGCCTTCGATTGGAACAAGCAGTTTGAGTTGTCTTTAGATCCAGAGCGGGCGAAGGAGTATCACGACGAAACTCTGCCAGCAGACATCTACAAGCAAGCAGAGTTTTGTTCGATGTGTGGACCCAAGCATTGCCCGATGCAAACCAAGATCACGGATGCGGATTTGGACGGACTCGAGCAAGTGCTTAAGTCCCAGGGTGCTGCGGAATTGGTTGGCGTGAAACAGGACAAACTCTGA
- the tkt gene encoding transketolase, which translates to MAAATASLDTLCVNSIRMLAVDAVNKSNSGHPGLPMGCAPMGYTLWDKFLKHNPKNPKWFNRDRFVLSAGHGCMLQYALLHLTGYDSVTIDDIKQFRQWGSKTPGHPETFETPGIEVTTGPLGAGISNAVGLAIAESHLGAKFNKADAKVVDHFTYVIMGDGCNQEGVASEAASLAGHLKLGKLIALYDDNHITIDGRTDVSFTEDVLKRYEAYGWHVQHVADGDTDVNAIAKAIEAAKAVTNKPSIIKVTTTIGYGSPNKSDTAGVHGAPLGAEEAELTRKQLGWTHGPFEIPQEAYDQYRQAVERGASQEAEWNQSLANYRSKYPTESAEFERMLRGELPQGWDKDLPTYTPDDKGLATRKHSQICLGALGANLPELIGGSADLTHSNYTDIAGETGSYQPETPEKRYLHFGVREHAMAAVLNGIAYHNSGLIPYGGTFLVFADYMRGSMRLSALSMLGVIYVLTHDSIGVGEDGPTHQPIETIPSLRAMPGMLVFRPGDGNETSGAYKLAIENRNRPSAMCLSRQGMANQANSSIDKVAFGGYILEDCAGTPDLILIGTGTELDLCVQAAKQLTSEGKNVRVVSMPCVELYDEQSDAYKEEVLPNAVRKRIVVEAAETFGWHRFIGLDGDSITMNRFGASAPGGTCMEKFGFTVDNVVAKSKALLG; encoded by the coding sequence ATGGCCGCCGCAACCGCTTCTCTCGATACGCTCTGCGTCAACAGCATCCGCATGCTGGCCGTTGATGCCGTCAATAAATCCAATAGCGGTCACCCCGGTTTGCCCATGGGCTGCGCACCGATGGGGTACACGTTGTGGGACAAGTTTCTCAAGCACAACCCCAAAAACCCAAAGTGGTTCAATCGGGATCGGTTTGTGCTGTCAGCCGGCCATGGCTGCATGCTGCAGTACGCCCTCCTGCACCTCACCGGCTACGACTCCGTAACCATCGACGACATCAAACAATTCCGGCAGTGGGGCTCGAAAACGCCAGGACATCCGGAAACATTTGAAACCCCTGGGATCGAAGTCACCACCGGGCCCCTTGGCGCAGGAATCTCCAATGCCGTGGGTCTGGCCATTGCCGAATCACACCTGGGCGCCAAATTCAACAAGGCTGACGCCAAAGTTGTGGACCACTTCACCTACGTGATCATGGGTGATGGCTGCAATCAGGAAGGCGTGGCTTCAGAAGCTGCCTCCCTGGCCGGCCACCTCAAATTGGGCAAATTGATTGCCCTCTATGACGACAATCACATCACCATTGATGGGCGAACTGATGTGTCGTTCACCGAGGACGTTCTCAAGCGTTACGAAGCCTATGGCTGGCACGTACAACACGTGGCCGACGGAGACACCGACGTGAACGCGATCGCCAAGGCGATTGAGGCCGCGAAAGCCGTCACCAACAAGCCTTCGATCATCAAGGTGACCACCACCATTGGTTACGGCTCACCCAACAAGAGTGATACGGCTGGTGTCCATGGCGCCCCGCTTGGAGCAGAGGAAGCTGAGCTCACACGCAAGCAATTGGGCTGGACCCACGGCCCATTCGAAATTCCTCAAGAGGCCTACGACCAGTACCGCCAGGCGGTGGAGCGCGGCGCTTCCCAGGAAGCTGAGTGGAATCAGTCTTTGGCGAACTACCGCAGCAAATACCCCACAGAATCTGCAGAATTTGAGCGCATGCTGCGGGGCGAACTCCCCCAGGGCTGGGACAAAGATCTGCCTACTTACACCCCAGACGACAAAGGTCTGGCCACACGCAAACATTCCCAGATCTGTCTTGGAGCGCTAGGCGCCAACCTGCCCGAATTGATCGGCGGCTCTGCTGACCTCACCCACTCCAACTACACCGACATCGCCGGAGAAACTGGCTCTTACCAGCCCGAAACCCCTGAAAAGCGCTACCTCCACTTCGGTGTACGCGAGCACGCGATGGCGGCAGTACTCAATGGCATCGCTTATCACAACAGCGGCCTGATCCCCTACGGCGGCACCTTCCTTGTGTTTGCCGATTACATGCGCGGTTCCATGCGCTTATCTGCACTGAGCATGCTTGGTGTGATTTACGTGCTAACCCACGATTCCATCGGTGTTGGCGAAGACGGCCCCACCCACCAGCCGATCGAAACCATCCCATCGCTCCGCGCCATGCCTGGAATGCTGGTGTTCCGTCCTGGCGACGGCAATGAAACCAGTGGTGCCTACAAGCTTGCAATCGAAAATCGCAACCGCCCCAGCGCGATGTGCCTCAGCCGTCAGGGGATGGCGAATCAAGCCAACTCTTCGATCGACAAAGTGGCATTCGGCGGTTACATCCTTGAAGACTGTGCAGGCACACCCGATCTGATTTTGATCGGTACAGGCACCGAACTTGACCTCTGCGTGCAAGCTGCCAAACAGCTGACCTCAGAAGGCAAAAATGTGCGCGTCGTCTCCATGCCTTGCGTTGAGCTCTACGACGAGCAAAGCGATGCTTACAAAGAAGAAGTGCTCCCCAACGCTGTTCGTAAGCGGATCGTGGTGGAAGCCGCTGAAACCTTTGGCTGGCATCGTTTCATTGGTCTCGATGGCGACAGCATCACCATGAATCGCTTCGGCGCCTCCGCTCCAGGCGGCACCTGCATGGAGAAGTTCGGCTTCACCGTCGACAACGTGGTTGCGAAGTCAAAGGCTCTACTGGGCTGA
- the fabF gene encoding beta-ketoacyl-ACP synthase II — protein MVEGLQRVVVTGLGAVTPIGNTVADYWEGLTSAKNGVEAITLFDAAQHACRFAAEVKNFDPSGFIEPKDAKRWDRFCKFGVVAAKQALTDSGLTITPDNADRIGVSIGSGVGGLLTMETQAHVLKDKAPGRVSPFTVPMMIPNMATGLAAIALGAKGPSSAVATACAAGSNAIGDAFQLLQLGKADAMICGGAESAITPLGVAGFASAKALSFRNDDPAGASRPFDKTRDGFVIGEGSGILVLETLAHAEARGATILAEIVGYGTTCDAHHITSPTPGGVGGAAAIRLALEDGGIAADSVDYVNAHGTSTPANDSNETAAIKSALGSRAKDIPVSSTKSMTGHLLGGSGGIEAVACVLALRNGVVPPTINYNNPDPECDLDVVPNTARELTLGTVLSNSFGFGGHNVCLAFRRMS, from the coding sequence ATGGTGGAGGGTCTCCAGCGCGTCGTGGTCACAGGCCTCGGTGCCGTTACGCCGATCGGCAATACCGTCGCTGATTATTGGGAGGGATTGACCTCTGCAAAGAACGGCGTCGAAGCGATCACCTTGTTTGATGCAGCGCAGCACGCCTGTCGTTTCGCTGCTGAAGTCAAGAATTTTGATCCCAGTGGCTTCATTGAGCCCAAAGACGCCAAACGCTGGGATCGTTTCTGCAAATTCGGCGTGGTAGCTGCGAAGCAAGCCCTCACCGACTCGGGCCTCACGATCACCCCAGACAATGCTGATCGCATTGGCGTCAGCATCGGTTCTGGGGTTGGTGGGCTTCTCACCATGGAAACCCAGGCTCATGTCCTGAAAGACAAAGCCCCGGGTCGCGTCAGCCCCTTCACGGTGCCGATGATGATTCCGAATATGGCCACAGGGCTGGCGGCGATCGCTCTTGGTGCCAAAGGTCCTAGCTCGGCTGTGGCCACCGCCTGTGCCGCAGGATCCAATGCCATCGGCGATGCCTTCCAGCTGCTGCAGTTAGGAAAAGCCGACGCCATGATTTGCGGCGGTGCCGAATCAGCGATCACGCCCCTTGGGGTAGCCGGCTTCGCCAGTGCCAAAGCGCTCTCGTTCCGCAACGATGATCCTGCTGGTGCGAGTAGGCCCTTCGATAAAACCAGGGATGGATTCGTGATCGGAGAAGGTTCAGGGATTTTGGTCCTTGAAACTCTTGCCCACGCCGAAGCCCGCGGAGCCACAATTTTGGCGGAAATCGTTGGCTACGGCACCACTTGTGATGCTCACCACATCACCTCTCCAACTCCAGGCGGCGTTGGTGGTGCTGCCGCCATCCGCCTTGCTCTTGAAGATGGTGGAATCGCTGCTGACAGCGTGGACTATGTCAACGCCCACGGCACCAGTACACCAGCCAACGACAGCAACGAAACCGCAGCGATTAAGAGTGCTCTTGGCAGTCGCGCCAAGGACATTCCGGTGAGTTCAACGAAGTCGATGACGGGCCACTTGCTCGGGGGCTCGGGCGGAATCGAAGCTGTGGCCTGTGTGCTGGCACTGCGCAACGGTGTCGTTCCACCCACCATCAACTACAACAATCCGGATCCCGAATGTGATCTGGATGTTGTGCCGAACACAGCACGTGAACTAACACTGGGAACAGTGCTGTCCAACTCCTTCGGCTTCGGCGGTCACAATGTCTGCCTCGCCTTCCGACGCATGAGCTAA
- the acpP gene encoding acyl carrier protein translates to MSQESILEKVRSIVTEQLSVDAGEVKPESNFQNDLGADSLDTVELVMALEEAFDIEIPDEAAEGIATVGDAVKYIEDKQA, encoded by the coding sequence ATGTCCCAGGAATCGATCCTCGAAAAAGTCCGTTCGATCGTTACGGAGCAACTCAGCGTCGATGCCGGCGAAGTCAAACCGGAGTCCAACTTTCAGAACGATCTGGGAGCTGACTCACTCGACACCGTCGAGTTGGTGATGGCTCTTGAAGAAGCCTTCGACATCGAAATTCCCGATGAAGCCGCCGAAGGGATTGCCACCGTTGGCGATGCCGTCAAATACATCGAAGACAAGCAAGCCTGA
- the psaC gene encoding photosystem I iron-sulfur center protein PsaC — protein MSHAVKIYDTCIGCTQCVRACPLDVLEMVPWDGCKAGQIASSPRTEDCVGCKRCETACPTDFLSIRVYLGDETSRSMGLSY, from the coding sequence ATGTCCCACGCCGTCAAGATCTACGACACCTGCATCGGTTGCACACAATGTGTGCGTGCTTGCCCCCTAGACGTCCTCGAAATGGTCCCTTGGGACGGCTGCAAGGCGGGCCAAATCGCCTCCTCTCCTCGTACAGAGGATTGTGTGGGCTGCAAGCGCTGCGAAACCGCCTGCCCCACAGACTTCCTCAGTATTCGTGTCTATCTCGGGGACGAGACCAGTCGAAGCATGGGCTTGTCCTACTGA
- the glmS gene encoding glutamine--fructose-6-phosphate transaminase (isomerizing) encodes MCGIVAVIGSRDAAPLLLEGLRQLEYRGYDSAGISTLQGKDLHCLRAKGKLNNLTVRVDSEGAPGLCGIGHTRWATHGKPEEHNAHPHRDGSGRVAVVQNGIIENHRALREELTAAGVSFQSETDTEVIPHLIAAQLQLMGVSEGAGNGQILLEAVQAVLPRLQGAYALAVLWADAPGALVVARKAAPLLIGLGEGEFLCASDTPALAGFTRTILPMEDGEVALLSPLGIELYDAEGARQQRTPTILSGSDHIADKRHFRHFMLKEIHEQPETARLWVDRHLPVGLTAANPVALPFEESFYEGVDRIQILACGTSRHAALVGAYLLEQFAGLPTTVFYASEFRYAPPPLAPNTLTIGVTQSGETADTLAALSMDAKRRQAYGQPGYAPKQLGVTNRTESSLARQVPHILDIGAGIEVGVAATKTFLGQLLAFYGLAVAFAARRGHRSETEISELLEELRALPEQLERLVDHHDKGSEALAPRFAETQDVIFLGRGINYPIALEGALKLKEISYIHAEGYPAGEMKHGPIALLDSHVPVVSIAMPGPVFEKVLSNAQEAKARDAQMIGVAPVGPDTELFDALLPVPEVSEWVSPLLTVVPMQLLSYHIAAYRGLDVDQPRNLAKSVTVE; translated from the coding sequence ATGTGCGGCATCGTCGCGGTGATTGGTTCGCGAGACGCGGCACCGCTGCTGCTTGAAGGTCTTCGACAGCTTGAGTACCGCGGCTACGACTCCGCGGGCATCTCCACGTTGCAGGGCAAGGATTTGCACTGCCTTCGCGCCAAAGGAAAGCTGAACAACCTCACCGTTCGTGTGGACAGTGAAGGTGCACCAGGTCTTTGCGGGATCGGCCATACCCGCTGGGCGACCCATGGCAAGCCTGAGGAGCACAACGCCCACCCCCACCGTGATGGAAGCGGCAGGGTTGCGGTCGTTCAGAACGGGATCATCGAAAACCACCGGGCCTTGCGAGAAGAGCTCACTGCTGCTGGTGTGAGTTTTCAGTCGGAAACCGACACGGAGGTCATTCCCCACTTAATCGCAGCGCAATTGCAGTTGATGGGTGTCAGCGAGGGAGCTGGAAACGGCCAAATTCTGTTAGAAGCCGTGCAGGCTGTGCTTCCCCGGCTTCAAGGGGCTTACGCCTTAGCGGTTTTGTGGGCTGATGCCCCCGGAGCTCTGGTGGTGGCACGCAAAGCAGCACCACTTCTGATTGGGCTTGGGGAAGGGGAGTTCCTTTGTGCCAGCGATACCCCAGCATTGGCGGGATTCACGCGCACGATCCTTCCCATGGAAGACGGCGAAGTGGCGCTGCTCAGTCCGCTGGGAATCGAGCTTTACGACGCGGAAGGAGCCCGGCAACAGCGCACCCCAACGATTCTCAGTGGTTCGGATCACATTGCCGATAAGCGCCATTTCCGCCACTTCATGTTGAAGGAAATCCATGAGCAGCCCGAAACGGCACGGCTCTGGGTGGATCGCCATCTTCCGGTGGGGCTGACCGCCGCCAATCCGGTGGCGCTTCCGTTTGAGGAATCGTTCTACGAAGGCGTGGACCGTATTCAAATCTTGGCCTGTGGCACCAGCCGCCACGCTGCTTTGGTGGGGGCGTACCTGCTTGAGCAATTCGCCGGACTTCCCACCACGGTGTTTTATGCCAGTGAGTTTCGCTATGCGCCACCACCGCTGGCTCCGAACACCCTCACCATTGGGGTAACGCAATCTGGAGAAACGGCCGACACCCTGGCGGCACTCAGCATGGACGCCAAGCGTCGGCAGGCCTACGGCCAGCCTGGCTATGCACCAAAGCAGCTCGGCGTGACCAATCGCACCGAGAGCTCATTGGCCCGGCAGGTCCCTCACATCCTTGATATCGGTGCGGGGATCGAGGTCGGCGTCGCCGCCACCAAAACCTTCCTTGGTCAGCTACTTGCCTTTTATGGATTGGCGGTTGCCTTTGCGGCAAGGCGCGGGCATCGCTCTGAAACTGAAATCAGCGAATTGCTCGAAGAACTGCGGGCCTTGCCGGAGCAGTTAGAGCGACTGGTGGATCATCATGACAAAGGCTCGGAAGCCTTGGCACCTCGCTTTGCTGAAACCCAAGATGTGATTTTCTTGGGCCGAGGGATCAATTACCCGATTGCGCTGGAGGGTGCCCTCAAGCTCAAGGAAATCAGCTACATCCACGCAGAAGGCTATCCAGCTGGAGAGATGAAGCATGGGCCGATCGCCCTGCTCGATTCACATGTGCCGGTGGTATCGATTGCTATGCCTGGCCCAGTGTTTGAGAAGGTGTTGAGCAATGCCCAGGAGGCCAAAGCCCGTGATGCGCAAATGATCGGGGTGGCGCCTGTAGGCCCAGACACCGAGTTGTTTGATGCACTCTTGCCCGTGCCCGAAGTGAGTGAGTGGGTGAGCCCCCTACTCACGGTGGTACCGATGCAATTGCTCAGCTATCACATCGCGGCCTATCGCGGTTTGGATGTGGATCAGCCACGTAATTTGGCCAAGAGCGTGACGGTGGAGTGA
- a CDS encoding TA system VapC family ribonuclease toxin, with translation MAEPIALLDVNVLIALIDPQHVHHEPSHRWFQAHGGDGWATCPLTQNALLRILGNPRYPNSPGGPAVVMSFLQELLAHPAHVFWPDALSWQATGVFEAEALLHHGQITDTYLLGLAVHHQGRLVSFDRRLSLRAVRGGEEALHLIDPG, from the coding sequence ATGGCCGAACCGATTGCGTTGCTGGATGTGAATGTGCTGATCGCTTTGATCGATCCCCAGCATGTGCACCACGAGCCATCCCACCGCTGGTTTCAGGCCCATGGCGGTGATGGCTGGGCGACATGCCCCCTCACTCAGAACGCGCTGTTACGAATTCTCGGGAACCCGCGCTATCCCAACAGCCCTGGCGGGCCTGCTGTTGTGATGTCATTCCTCCAAGAACTGCTTGCCCATCCGGCTCATGTTTTTTGGCCTGATGCGTTGTCCTGGCAGGCCACTGGAGTCTTTGAGGCAGAAGCACTTCTTCACCACGGGCAAATCACGGATACCTACCTTCTTGGGTTGGCAGTGCATCACCAAGGAAGGCTTGTCAGCTTTGACAGGCGCCTGAGCCTTCGTGCTGTACGCGGGGGAGAAGAGGCGTTGCATTTGATTGATCCAGGCTGA
- a CDS encoding CopG family transcriptional regulator, giving the protein MRTTLRLDDDVLAAARVLARQRRRSVGDVISDLARQTLSRPADGGSQNVLEQRSGLPQLPVKASGGAVDLELVNQLRDEEA; this is encoded by the coding sequence ATGCGTACGACCCTGCGGCTCGATGACGATGTGCTCGCCGCAGCGCGCGTATTGGCTCGTCAGCGTCGCCGTTCTGTGGGCGATGTCATTAGCGACCTAGCCCGGCAGACCCTATCCAGGCCAGCAGACGGAGGGTCGCAGAACGTTTTGGAGCAACGCTCCGGATTGCCGCAATTGCCTGTCAAAGCTTCTGGTGGGGCTGTTGATCTTGAGCTTGTCAATCAGCTTCGCGATGAAGAGGCTTGA